From one Streptomyces sp. NBC_01478 genomic stretch:
- a CDS encoding FAD-dependent monooxygenase codes for MTETHHHLPNRSVLVSGASIAGPAVAYWLHRYGFDVTVVEKAGTVRGGGYPIDIRGTALEAVRRMGLLPQLQKAHVNTHRITFLDADGGTVAALRPESMAIGADGDLEVRRGDLTEILYDAVRDSVAFMFDDSIAALDDRSDGVEVTFHSGVRRTFDVVIGADGLHSNTRRLILGPEERFHHCLGACFAGFTLPNHLGLSSEGLLWNTPGRSAALYAVGSGQDVFGLLTFRRSDPPFDAFRNPDAQRELLAATFPDDRWEIPRMVAEMRSAEDLFFDVVSQIRMTSWSAGRVALIGDAAYAPSFLTGQGTSLALTGAYVLAGELAAHADQANAFDAYERVMRPFVTLNQALANEGDTELFPSTEQALQQRNAALRTLSALPADRPHAEYSALTLPDYH; via the coding sequence ATGACCGAGACACACCACCACCTCCCCAACCGCTCCGTTCTCGTCTCCGGCGCGAGTATTGCCGGCCCCGCGGTCGCCTATTGGCTGCACCGCTACGGCTTCGACGTCACCGTCGTCGAGAAGGCGGGCACTGTGCGCGGCGGCGGCTACCCCATCGACATCCGCGGCACCGCCCTGGAGGCGGTGCGGCGCATGGGCCTCCTGCCCCAGCTGCAGAAGGCTCACGTCAACACCCACCGCATCACCTTCCTGGATGCCGACGGCGGCACCGTCGCCGCACTGCGCCCCGAGAGCATGGCCATCGGCGCCGACGGTGACCTCGAGGTGCGGCGCGGCGACCTGACCGAGATTCTCTACGACGCCGTCCGCGACTCTGTCGCATTCATGTTCGACGACTCCATCGCCGCCCTCGACGACCGCTCCGACGGCGTCGAGGTGACCTTCCACAGTGGTGTCCGCCGCACCTTCGATGTCGTCATCGGGGCCGACGGACTCCACTCCAACACCCGTCGGCTGATCCTTGGTCCCGAGGAGCGCTTCCACCACTGTCTCGGCGCCTGTTTCGCAGGCTTCACCCTGCCCAACCACCTCGGGCTTTCCTCCGAGGGCCTGCTGTGGAACACCCCTGGTCGGTCCGCCGCCCTCTATGCCGTCGGCTCCGGCCAGGACGTGTTCGGGCTGCTCACCTTCAGGCGCTCCGACCCGCCCTTCGACGCCTTCCGCAACCCCGACGCGCAGCGCGAGCTGCTCGCCGCCACCTTCCCGGACGACCGTTGGGAGATTCCGCGGATGGTCGCCGAGATGCGATCCGCCGAGGACCTGTTCTTCGATGTCGTCAGCCAGATACGCATGACGAGCTGGTCCGCGGGCCGGGTCGCGCTGATCGGCGACGCCGCCTATGCGCCGTCCTTCCTGACGGGGCAGGGCACCAGCCTCGCCCTTACCGGCGCCTATGTGCTGGCCGGCGAGTTGGCCGCGCATGCCGACCAGGCCAATGCGTTCGACGCCTATGAGCGCGTGATGAGGCCGTTCGTGACCCTCAACCAGGCGCTTGCCAACGAGGGCGACACGGAGCTCTTCCCCTCCACCGAGCAGGCCCTCCAGCAGCGCAACGCCGCCTTGCGCACTCTCTCCGCCCTCCCCGCCGACCGGCCGCACGCCGAGTACAGCGCTCTCACCCTTCCCGACTACCACTGA